The following are encoded together in the Pedobacter steynii genome:
- a CDS encoding ferritin-like domain-containing protein, with translation MNIVDILTEIEKVDGEVYERFSPRRTAMKEFFNIGKKISLAAVPMALGSMFTKAYGQSTLPSAVKGVLQFALTLEHFEAAFYTQALKASGGADFPSTAQGASDKTAIGIISGHETAHVNFLKGVIGSDAVVAKPSYDWTASGAFPNPFAIGNYAVFLAVAQALEDTGVRAYKGQAPALVGQGGVLTAALNIHSVEARHAAKIRYMRAQNGFAIKPWITGGNDSGVPNAAAVYAGEELTTQATIQITGINGTAVNAAAASESFDEPLTTQQVLDIVKLFGIS, from the coding sequence ATGAATATCGTAGACATATTAACAGAAATTGAAAAAGTGGATGGAGAAGTGTATGAACGCTTTAGTCCACGTAGAACTGCCATGAAGGAGTTCTTTAATATTGGTAAAAAAATAAGCCTCGCTGCCGTTCCTATGGCGCTGGGTTCGATGTTTACCAAAGCTTACGGACAAAGTACCTTACCTTCTGCAGTAAAAGGAGTACTTCAGTTTGCCTTAACCCTGGAACATTTTGAAGCTGCTTTTTACACCCAGGCGCTGAAAGCTTCCGGAGGTGCCGATTTTCCATCTACAGCACAGGGAGCATCAGATAAAACAGCCATTGGAATCATCAGCGGTCATGAAACTGCCCATGTAAATTTCCTGAAAGGGGTCATTGGTTCAGACGCCGTAGTGGCTAAACCCAGCTACGACTGGACGGCAAGCGGTGCATTTCCAAATCCATTTGCAATAGGTAATTACGCGGTGTTTCTGGCAGTAGCACAGGCTTTGGAAGATACCGGCGTCCGTGCTTACAAAGGACAGGCACCAGCACTGGTTGGTCAGGGAGGGGTGCTTACCGCTGCGTTAAACATCCATTCTGTAGAGGCCCGTCATGCTGCGAAGATCCGTTATATGCGTGCACAGAATGGCTTTGCCATTAAACCATGGATTACCGGTGGAAACGATAGCGGGGTACCTAATGCCGCTGCGGTATATGCAGGAGAAGAGCTGACTACCCAGGCTACCATTCAGATTACGGGAATCAATGGTACAGCAGTGAATGCTGCGGCGGCTTCGGAGTCATTTGATGAACCCTTAACTACCCAGCAGGTATTGGATATTGTAAAATTATTCGGGATTTCTTAG
- a CDS encoding ferritin-like domain-containing protein: MKNLHEEKGMHRRSFLQYAGAGAAGVALIAAGCKKDRNDPMEPGKTGVTLDFKDDFGVLNYAYALEQLEAAFYIQVAATPYANISAAELAYFKDIQFHEIAHREFFKNALGQAAIGSLEVDFSKINFADRTSVLGTAKAFEDLGVSAYNGAGSLLKSTVYLGLAGKIVSVEARHAAYIRELISPNSFSNVEVVDMVNGLDKSRNPVEVLTIAAGFVKTKINVINLNA, translated from the coding sequence ATGAAAAACTTACATGAAGAAAAAGGAATGCATCGTCGTTCTTTCCTGCAATATGCCGGCGCAGGTGCAGCAGGCGTTGCATTGATTGCTGCCGGTTGTAAAAAAGACCGGAATGATCCAATGGAACCTGGTAAAACAGGAGTGACCTTAGATTTTAAAGATGATTTTGGCGTATTAAATTATGCCTATGCACTGGAGCAGCTGGAAGCCGCTTTCTATATTCAGGTTGCCGCCACTCCCTATGCCAATATCAGCGCTGCAGAGCTGGCCTATTTCAAAGATATTCAGTTTCATGAAATTGCCCACCGGGAATTTTTTAAAAATGCCCTTGGGCAGGCCGCTATCGGAAGTCTGGAAGTTGATTTTTCAAAGATCAACTTTGCGGATCGTACCAGCGTTCTGGGAACTGCAAAGGCTTTTGAAGATTTAGGTGTTTCTGCTTATAATGGTGCCGGAAGTTTATTGAAAAGCACGGTTTATTTAGGTCTGGCCGGTAAAATTGTTTCTGTAGAGGCCCGTCACGCGGCGTATATCAGAGAACTGATCTCTCCAAACTCCTTTTCTAATGTGGAAGTGGTAGATATGGTAAACGGCCTGGATAAATCCCGTAATCCGGTGGAAGTATTAACCATTGCAGCCGGATTTGTGAAAACAAAAATCAACGTGATCAATTTAAACGCCTAA
- a CDS encoding M16 family metallopeptidase, translating into MLNRTLAPESKQVNEINFIEPLKQQLDNGIPVFTINAGKQELVRIEFIFGNVNWDQSKPLQALTVSHLINNGTEKLTAKDIAEKVDYYGAFLQTEYGADQSSVKVYTLNKHLASVLPILRSILNESIFPQQELDIFIQNQKQSLQVSLQKNDFLARKHFAHAIFGDSTYGSSIEAVDYDAIQQADLLSYFKAAYKPENCTIIVAGKFEQKEFDLLNSFLGKQWDNHENSVGNKFEFTGGVKGEMLVERPEAIQSAIRMGTLAITRKHKDFAGFQVLNCLLGGYFGSRLMANIREDKGYTYGIGSAVVSLKDAGYFFIATEVGAAVCNDALGEIEKEIDLLRTEAVSAGELNLVRNYMLGSMLGSLENAFSHADKFKNAYFSGLDYTYYDHYIETVKTITAEDLKQLANQYLNTADFTKVVVGKK; encoded by the coding sequence ATGCTTAACCGTACATTAGCCCCTGAATCAAAACAGGTGAATGAAATAAATTTTATTGAACCTTTAAAGCAACAACTGGATAATGGGATTCCTGTATTTACCATTAATGCAGGTAAACAGGAATTGGTACGCATTGAGTTTATATTTGGAAATGTAAACTGGGATCAGTCAAAACCTCTTCAGGCATTAACGGTAAGCCACCTGATCAACAATGGAACGGAAAAGCTGACGGCCAAAGACATCGCTGAAAAAGTGGATTATTATGGTGCCTTTCTGCAAACAGAATATGGTGCCGATCAGTCGAGTGTCAAGGTTTATACCCTGAATAAGCACCTGGCTTCGGTATTGCCTATTCTGAGGTCTATCCTTAATGAGAGTATCTTTCCTCAGCAGGAGCTGGATATCTTTATCCAGAATCAGAAACAATCTTTGCAGGTGAGTCTGCAAAAGAATGACTTCTTAGCGAGGAAACATTTTGCTCATGCTATTTTTGGCGATTCTACCTATGGTTCCAGTATTGAAGCTGTAGATTATGATGCGATTCAGCAAGCAGATTTATTGAGTTATTTCAAAGCAGCTTACAAACCGGAAAACTGTACCATCATCGTGGCCGGGAAATTTGAACAAAAAGAGTTTGATCTCCTCAATAGCTTCCTTGGAAAACAATGGGATAACCATGAAAATTCTGTTGGCAACAAATTTGAGTTTACCGGGGGCGTAAAAGGAGAAATGTTGGTCGAACGTCCGGAGGCCATTCAGTCTGCCATTCGGATGGGTACACTGGCCATCACCAGAAAACATAAAGATTTTGCGGGATTCCAGGTGCTGAATTGCTTGCTTGGAGGTTATTTCGGATCCAGGCTAATGGCGAATATCAGAGAGGATAAAGGGTATACTTATGGTATTGGCTCTGCGGTGGTTTCCTTAAAGGATGCGGGTTATTTCTTCATTGCGACAGAAGTCGGCGCCGCAGTTTGTAATGATGCACTGGGGGAAATTGAAAAAGAGATTGACCTGTTAAGGACTGAAGCAGTAAGTGCCGGAGAGTTAAACCTGGTTCGTAACTATATGCTGGGATCCATGTTGGGTAGCCTGGAGAATGCATTTTCTCATGCTGACAAATTTAAAAACGCTTATTTCTCTGGTCTGGATTATACCTATTACGATCATTATATCGAGACTGTCAAAACGATTACCGCTGAAGATTTAAAACAGCTGGCCAATCAATATTTGAACACTGCCGACTTTACGAAGGTCGTTGTAGGAAAGAAATAA
- a CDS encoding GNAT family N-acetyltransferase: MSPSRINVNDLTYKINPDLSTVDWAYVCELFSKVDWRKREEAEIAAAFGRSSWTLFIYKEEQLIAFGRTVDDGRYYAVLADIIVDPDFQGNGLGKYLVNALNEKLGDNYHFVNLTAAPGKGDFYKSLGWKKQSTCFIWPQGPKQLRQHTEPEEEAGN; this comes from the coding sequence ATGTCTCCGAGCAGAATAAACGTGAATGACCTGACTTATAAAATCAACCCTGATTTATCCACTGTGGACTGGGCTTACGTATGTGAGCTGTTTTCCAAAGTAGACTGGAGGAAAAGGGAAGAAGCAGAAATAGCAGCAGCATTTGGAAGAAGTAGCTGGACGTTATTTATTTATAAAGAAGAGCAGCTGATTGCTTTTGGCCGAACGGTGGATGATGGGCGATATTACGCGGTATTGGCCGACATTATTGTGGATCCGGATTTCCAGGGCAATGGTCTGGGTAAATACCTTGTTAATGCGCTGAATGAGAAGCTGGGTGATAATTATCATTTCGTGAACCTGACGGCAGCTCCGGGAAAGGGCGATTTTTATAAAAGCCTCGGATGGAAGAAACAGTCTACCTGCTTTATCTGGCCACAGGGACCAAAACAACTCAGACAACATACCGAACCAGAAGAAGAGGCCGGTAATTAA
- a CDS encoding M16 family metallopeptidase, protein MVDFNRFTLANGLRVLVHEDDTTPMAVLNILYDVGARDEEQDKTGFAHLFEHLMFGGSVNIPSYDEPLQRVGGENNAFTSNDITNYYITLPATNLETAFWLESDRMLSLAFSDKSLETQRNVVCEEFKQRYLNQPYGDVWLKLRPLAYKEHPYRWATIGQDLKQIEDAKMEDVKAFFKKHYNPQNAIMVVGGNVKTEEVKALAEKWFAPIPAGERYLRNLPAEPQQTEARQETVIAEVPLNAIYMAFQMPDRSDKDYQVYDLMSDILSQGQSSRLYNSLLKEQQLFSEINAYLTGSLDKGLFIVEGKLIEGVTMEAAEAAIWKELNAIAAEEVTVDELTKVKNKSESIIVFAEMSLLDKAMNLAYYELLGDADWLNTEINKYHEVTSARILDVAKRTFVKEQSSTLYYLTAQDA, encoded by the coding sequence ATGGTAGATTTTAACCGTTTTACATTGGCCAATGGATTACGTGTCCTGGTACACGAAGATGATACAACACCTATGGCGGTGTTAAACATCCTATATGATGTTGGTGCAAGAGACGAAGAACAAGATAAAACCGGCTTTGCCCATTTGTTTGAGCACCTGATGTTTGGTGGCTCCGTAAATATTCCAAGTTATGATGAACCGCTGCAAAGAGTAGGAGGGGAAAACAATGCTTTCACGAGCAATGACATCACCAACTATTATATTACCCTTCCGGCCACCAATCTGGAAACCGCTTTCTGGCTGGAGAGCGACCGTATGCTGAGCCTTGCTTTTTCTGATAAAAGCCTGGAAACGCAACGTAATGTAGTGTGCGAAGAGTTTAAACAAAGGTATCTTAACCAGCCTTACGGTGATGTATGGTTGAAACTAAGACCCCTTGCCTACAAAGAACATCCCTACAGATGGGCTACCATAGGGCAGGACCTGAAGCAGATTGAAGATGCTAAAATGGAAGATGTAAAGGCATTTTTCAAAAAGCATTACAATCCTCAGAATGCCATTATGGTGGTAGGCGGGAATGTGAAAACGGAAGAGGTAAAAGCACTTGCCGAGAAATGGTTTGCACCAATTCCTGCAGGAGAGCGTTACCTTAGAAATCTTCCTGCAGAGCCTCAGCAAACCGAAGCACGCCAGGAAACCGTAATTGCAGAAGTTCCCCTGAATGCCATCTACATGGCTTTCCAGATGCCAGACCGATCAGATAAAGACTATCAGGTGTATGACCTGATGTCGGATATCCTTTCGCAGGGACAATCATCCAGACTATACAATAGTCTGTTAAAAGAACAGCAGTTATTCAGTGAAATTAATGCTTATCTGACCGGAAGTCTGGATAAAGGATTGTTTATTGTAGAAGGTAAACTGATCGAAGGTGTAACCATGGAAGCTGCAGAGGCTGCCATCTGGAAGGAATTGAATGCCATTGCTGCTGAAGAGGTGACGGTAGATGAACTCACCAAAGTGAAAAATAAGTCTGAATCTATCATCGTATTTGCTGAAATGAGTCTTTTAGATAAAGCGATGAACCTGGCTTATTACGAGTTGCTTGGAGATGCCGACTGGTTGAACACAGAAATTAATAAGTACCATGAAGTGACTTCAGCACGTATTTTAGACGTTGCAAAACGCACCTTTGTAAAAGAACAATCCTCAACTTTATATTATTTAACTGCCCAAGATGCTTAA
- a CDS encoding AraC family transcriptional regulator → MNTLDNEVLLSAIDAREESTYVWHSKFEDRFRHHKHIKGQLTYVEGGVIFLYANDKSYFIPARHYLWIPAGVEHHLQHRYRAAIVRNIYFNTKSEEDNPFFDHIGIYPVNSLLLEMLKFSEHWNGDIFPGTHEFGFLNTIQNILPTISKHPLPIVVPTTDNERLRPVLWYIHQHLADELTLEVIAAATGFSERTLSRVFQAALDISFFQYLKLVRITKAMEKLLESDLTISEIAYEVGYDSISSFSNTFFKMTGSRPSTFKELKVASLGTD, encoded by the coding sequence ATGAATACCTTAGACAATGAAGTGCTTTTATCTGCGATCGATGCCCGTGAGGAAAGTACTTATGTATGGCACAGTAAGTTTGAAGATCGTTTCCGGCACCATAAACACATTAAAGGGCAACTTACTTATGTAGAAGGCGGGGTTATTTTTCTCTATGCGAATGATAAATCTTATTTCATTCCCGCCCGTCATTACTTATGGATTCCCGCAGGAGTAGAACATCACCTGCAGCACCGCTATCGTGCAGCTATTGTCCGCAACATCTATTTCAATACCAAATCCGAGGAAGACAATCCTTTTTTTGATCATATCGGCATCTACCCTGTGAATAGCCTGTTATTAGAAATGCTCAAATTTTCCGAGCACTGGAATGGGGACATTTTTCCGGGGACACATGAATTTGGCTTTTTGAACACCATACAAAATATTCTGCCCACTATCAGTAAACACCCCTTACCAATTGTTGTTCCGACAACAGATAATGAGAGACTCAGACCAGTATTATGGTACATTCACCAGCATTTAGCGGATGAGCTGACCTTAGAAGTCATCGCCGCAGCAACCGGTTTTAGCGAACGGACTTTATCAAGGGTATTTCAGGCGGCTCTTGACATTTCCTTTTTTCAATACCTGAAACTGGTCAGGATCACGAAAGCCATGGAAAAACTACTGGAAAGCGACCTGACCATTAGCGAAATTGCTTATGAGGTTGGTTACGACAGCATTTCTTCCTTTAGCAATACCTTTTTTAAGATGACCGGCAGCAGACCTTCTACCTTTAAAGAATTGAAAGTAGCGAGTTTGGGTACGGATTAA
- a CDS encoding CofH family radical SAM protein: MNTAELLHRALHFDFLTQEEGVFLYHHASTAELAYVANELRKKQVPSGKVTWQIDRNVNTTNVCIANCKFCNFFRRPGHDESYITDIETYKVKIEETFRLGGDQLLLQGGHHPDLGLKFYADLFKQLKELYPDLKLHALGPPEIAHVAKLEGISHTEVLTALKAAGMDSLPGAGAEILNDRVRRLISKGKCGGKEWLDVMRAAHQLDITTSATMMFGHVETIEERFEHLVWIREVQSEKPADAKGFLAFIPWPFQDDGTLLKRLRGISNNVSGDEYIRMLALSRIMLPNVKNIQASWLTVGKNVAELCLHAGANDFGSIMIEENVVSAAGAPHRFTAKGIQDAIREAGFEPQLRGQQYNYRDLPEHLEEQVINY; encoded by the coding sequence ATGAATACTGCCGAATTATTGCATAGGGCCTTACATTTCGACTTTCTGACACAGGAAGAAGGCGTTTTTTTGTATCACCATGCGTCAACTGCCGAACTGGCTTACGTAGCCAATGAACTGAGGAAAAAACAAGTACCCAGCGGGAAAGTAACCTGGCAGATAGACCGTAATGTCAACACCACAAACGTATGTATTGCCAACTGTAAATTCTGTAATTTCTTCAGAAGGCCGGGGCACGACGAAAGCTACATTACTGACATCGAGACGTATAAAGTTAAAATTGAAGAAACTTTCCGCTTAGGTGGGGATCAGCTCTTGCTTCAGGGCGGACATCATCCGGACCTGGGCCTGAAATTTTATGCCGATCTGTTTAAACAATTAAAAGAATTATATCCCGATCTTAAGCTCCATGCTTTAGGTCCGCCTGAGATTGCTCACGTCGCAAAACTGGAGGGGATCTCCCATACAGAAGTGCTGACTGCATTAAAAGCTGCCGGAATGGACTCCCTTCCTGGTGCGGGTGCAGAAATCCTGAACGACCGGGTCAGGAGATTAATATCCAAAGGTAAATGTGGAGGAAAAGAATGGTTGGATGTGATGCGTGCAGCACATCAGCTGGACATTACCACTTCTGCAACCATGATGTTCGGACATGTGGAAACTATCGAAGAGCGTTTTGAACACCTGGTATGGATCAGAGAAGTTCAAAGTGAAAAACCGGCAGATGCCAAAGGTTTTCTGGCCTTTATTCCATGGCCTTTCCAGGATGACGGTACTTTATTAAAAAGATTAAGAGGCATCAGCAACAATGTTTCCGGTGATGAATACATCCGGATGCTGGCATTGAGCAGAATTATGCTGCCTAACGTTAAAAATATCCAGGCTTCCTGGCTTACCGTAGGTAAAAATGTGGCAGAATTATGTCTGCATGCCGGGGCGAACGACTTCGGATCCATTATGATCGAAGAAAATGTAGTGTCTGCAGCAGGCGCACCACACCGTTTCACCGCTAAAGGAATTCAGGATGCCATCCGGGAAGCAGGCTTTGAGCCGCAGCTCCGTGGCCAGCAATACAATTACCGTGACCTTCCGGAACACCTGGAAGAGCAGGTGATCAATTATTAA
- a CDS encoding DUF3857 domain-containing protein, giving the protein MDKIKSLLSGIFVLISLCSYAQKKEIQLKTFKFGKIDPTEFNTRVSGIDSAASAVALFDTGRGWFELSPKTKGFVFVFERHTRYKIINKNGYDLANLEIQLYRNNGSETTLDYLDATTYNMENGKMVASKINKDAKFSEKQDKNFTLKKFTLPNVKEGAIIEYKYRLKSDFIFTLNPWYFQKEVPVLYSSYQVKVPEYFNYKTTAGGFVAINPKDEMLNESYALGTDRVSTTVKQTTYIAENVPALKTEKFITTLQDYVSKVEFELSSTRFPGEMYQEYTSSWPKIVTILKESDKFGSFIDKRSYNKTLVQQLIKGETNPDSIISILFNHVKNNLKWNDEHSKYATVSNPKAVFEKKSGNAADINLSLYSLLNETSVKAFPVLLSTRSNGMHPGFPMLTQFDNVIVAVQSGEKYLLLDATDKNHTPGLIAYDNLNHEGFRVDMAAVNGEWISLEEEKISKKNITYSLVLDAENKLSGKLFLSYTNYEGLNRRDSYHSAANEEEYLKKYKGDKPGLGVKNYQITNLNLVEAPLTETMDVMIEDNVEEAGNLVYFTPLLFDRTKENPFKLEERKFPVDFGYPTEENYRITIDFPKGYQLDKTPKNEKIILPDESAAFTFMTAAEENKLLLSSKITIKKAYYTPEEYQDLKELFKNIVRKQAEQIVFKKI; this is encoded by the coding sequence ATGGACAAGATAAAGTCATTGTTATCAGGCATTTTTGTACTGATATCCCTCTGCTCCTACGCTCAGAAAAAAGAAATTCAACTCAAAACTTTCAAGTTTGGAAAAATTGACCCTACAGAATTCAATACCAGGGTAAGCGGGATTGACTCCGCCGCTTCTGCCGTGGCATTATTTGATACAGGAAGGGGCTGGTTTGAACTGAGCCCGAAAACAAAAGGTTTTGTGTTTGTCTTTGAACGCCATACCCGTTATAAAATCATTAATAAAAATGGTTATGACCTCGCTAATTTAGAGATTCAGCTTTACCGGAACAATGGTTCGGAAACTACGCTGGATTATTTAGATGCTACTACCTATAACATGGAAAATGGCAAAATGGTAGCCAGCAAAATCAATAAGGATGCTAAATTCTCCGAAAAACAAGACAAAAATTTCACTCTTAAAAAATTCACACTTCCCAACGTTAAGGAAGGCGCTATTATAGAATATAAATACAGGCTTAAATCTGACTTTATATTTACGCTTAACCCATGGTATTTTCAAAAGGAAGTTCCTGTTTTATATTCCAGTTACCAGGTAAAGGTTCCGGAATACTTTAACTATAAGACAACTGCTGGTGGCTTTGTCGCGATCAACCCGAAAGACGAAATGTTAAATGAAAGTTACGCATTGGGAACTGACCGCGTGAGTACAACCGTAAAACAGACCACTTATATTGCGGAGAACGTTCCTGCACTAAAAACAGAAAAATTCATTACCACACTGCAGGATTATGTGAGCAAGGTAGAATTTGAACTGAGCTCTACCCGTTTTCCGGGAGAAATGTATCAGGAATATACCTCCAGCTGGCCAAAAATCGTAACCATTTTAAAGGAAAGTGATAAATTTGGTTCATTTATAGACAAAAGAAGTTACAATAAGACGCTTGTACAACAATTAATTAAAGGGGAAACCAATCCCGACAGCATCATCTCCATCCTGTTTAATCATGTTAAAAATAACCTGAAATGGAATGATGAACATAGTAAGTATGCAACGGTTTCGAATCCCAAGGCTGTTTTTGAGAAAAAATCAGGAAATGCAGCAGACATCAACCTTAGTTTATACAGTTTATTAAATGAAACGAGTGTCAAAGCATTTCCGGTATTGCTGAGTACAAGATCCAATGGAATGCATCCTGGATTCCCTATGCTTACTCAATTTGACAATGTGATTGTAGCTGTTCAGTCAGGTGAAAAATACCTGTTGCTGGATGCTACCGACAAAAATCATACGCCTGGGTTAATTGCTTACGACAACCTTAATCACGAAGGTTTCAGGGTAGATATGGCAGCAGTAAATGGAGAATGGATCTCTCTTGAAGAAGAAAAAATCAGCAAAAAGAACATTACCTATAGCCTGGTTTTAGATGCGGAGAATAAACTATCAGGTAAACTCTTTCTTTCCTATACCAATTATGAAGGACTTAACCGCCGGGATAGTTACCATAGTGCAGCCAATGAAGAAGAATATTTAAAGAAATATAAGGGTGATAAACCGGGTCTGGGAGTTAAAAATTATCAGATTACCAATTTAAATCTTGTTGAGGCACCTCTGACAGAAACCATGGATGTGATGATTGAAGACAATGTGGAAGAGGCAGGCAACCTGGTATACTTCACGCCTTTGTTATTTGACCGGACTAAAGAGAATCCTTTTAAACTTGAAGAGCGCAAATTCCCTGTAGATTTTGGTTATCCTACGGAAGAAAATTACCGCATTACCATAGATTTCCCTAAAGGATATCAACTGGACAAGACGCCCAAAAATGAAAAGATTATTTTACCGGACGAAAGTGCAGCTTTCACTTTTATGACGGCAGCGGAAGAGAACAAATTACTTTTATCGAGTAAAATCACGATTAAAAAAGCATATTATACTCCGGAAGAATATCAGGATTTAAAAGAGCTTTTTAAGAATATCGTAAGAAAACAGGCAGAACAAATTGTATTTAAAAAGATCTGA
- a CDS encoding DUF3857 domain-containing protein, whose translation MRRKLMLTVLLGITGICSYGQGEYDVSKIPAGLTENAAIVIRNQEMVYEVKGLGSARQDYKTAVTILNKKGEGASNMYEYYDKFSNVYNLKATLYDEKGIKIKEYRSSDFKDRSAVSDGTLYSDSRIKFMEFLYASFPYTVEYSYSVDYNGILNYPSWNPASSWAMAVEKSSYTFKVPKSFSFKHLSSKGLKTDSTEVKDMKQYRWSCAAVPALVYEPMSAGLKGVNPWVMVAPNQFEYDNTKANIEDWTKLGSWLYQLSSGSQVLPEAAKLKIQLLIKDAKSPKEKIKILYRHLQENTRYVGVQLGIGGYTPIVAEKVSTVNYGDCKGLSNYMKAMLQEAGIKSNLVVIGSGMPSLNRKYASMNQANHMILCVPLEKDTTWLECTSSYDPTGFIGNDNSGRTVLLVTEQGGKLVETPLLKPSGNYLKRNTRVELNEEGNAAIQIDAQYANAQYEDNIGLMLIEPVNQRKNIMNSLGIPNMEITSVKYTQPDKDLPLLNENISLKSSQLLTGGGGKLFLTLNLLNRQENTLTPIENRKTPFAVSYGYLDEDEVIYTIPKGFKVEFIPKDIVIESEFGKYTTKVVAKDNTLIYTRTKSIINKQYPAEKYNEYVAFHKKLYQADKQKSILAKIE comes from the coding sequence ATGAGGAGGAAACTGATGTTAACGGTTTTGCTGGGCATTACCGGAATTTGTAGTTACGGACAGGGGGAATATGATGTCAGCAAAATCCCAGCTGGGCTAACGGAAAATGCGGCCATAGTAATCAGAAACCAGGAAATGGTTTATGAGGTTAAGGGACTGGGCAGTGCCAGACAAGACTATAAGACCGCGGTAACGATCCTGAATAAAAAAGGAGAAGGCGCTTCTAACATGTATGAGTACTATGATAAATTCTCTAATGTTTACAACTTAAAAGCGACCTTGTATGATGAAAAAGGGATAAAGATAAAAGAGTACCGGTCCTCTGATTTCAAAGACAGAAGTGCGGTGTCCGATGGCACCTTATATTCAGATAGCAGGATTAAGTTCATGGAGTTTTTATATGCCTCCTTTCCCTATACCGTGGAATATAGCTATAGTGTAGATTATAACGGCATCCTGAACTATCCTTCCTGGAATCCTGCAAGCTCCTGGGCTATGGCGGTAGAAAAATCTTCTTATACCTTTAAGGTTCCAAAATCTTTCAGCTTTAAACACCTGAGCAGCAAAGGACTGAAAACAGATTCAACTGAGGTTAAAGACATGAAGCAGTACCGCTGGTCATGTGCCGCTGTACCTGCATTGGTTTATGAGCCGATGAGCGCAGGATTAAAAGGCGTAAACCCATGGGTAATGGTTGCCCCGAATCAATTTGAATACGACAATACCAAAGCCAATATTGAAGACTGGACAAAGCTGGGGAGCTGGCTGTATCAATTGAGCAGCGGATCGCAGGTACTACCTGAAGCCGCTAAATTAAAAATCCAACTGCTCATTAAGGATGCGAAGTCTCCTAAAGAAAAAATCAAAATATTATATCGCCATTTGCAGGAAAATACCAGATATGTAGGCGTTCAGCTTGGCATTGGCGGATATACGCCTATTGTAGCAGAAAAGGTATCAACTGTAAATTATGGAGATTGTAAAGGTCTTTCCAATTACATGAAAGCGATGCTGCAGGAAGCAGGAATCAAATCAAACCTGGTTGTGATCGGAAGCGGCATGCCTTCTCTTAACCGGAAATATGCCAGCATGAACCAGGCCAATCACATGATTCTCTGTGTGCCTTTAGAAAAGGATACCACCTGGCTCGAATGTACCAGTTCTTATGATCCAACCGGATTTATAGGAAATGACAATTCCGGAAGAACCGTTTTGCTGGTTACAGAACAAGGAGGTAAATTGGTAGAGACTCCCCTGCTTAAACCTTCCGGCAATTATCTGAAAAGAAACACCAGGGTTGAGCTGAACGAAGAAGGAAATGCAGCCATTCAGATCGATGCACAGTACGCTAATGCGCAGTACGAAGACAACATCGGATTGATGCTCATCGAGCCTGTAAATCAGCGTAAAAACATCATGAACTCATTGGGCATCCCCAATATGGAAATCACTTCGGTAAAATATACACAGCCGGATAAAGATCTGCCTTTGCTAAACGAAAATATCAGTCTGAAAAGCAGTCAGCTGCTGACCGGAGGAGGAGGAAAATTATTCCTCACCCTGAACCTGTTAAACAGGCAGGAAAACACGCTTACGCCAATTGAAAACCGCAAAACTCCTTTCGCTGTCAGCTATGGTTACCTTGATGAAGATGAGGTGATTTATACCATCCCTAAAGGATTTAAAGTTGAGTTTATCCCTAAAGATATTGTCATCGAATCGGAATTTGGAAAATATACAACGAAAGTTGTGGCGAAAGACAATACGCTGATTTACACGCGAACAAAATCCATTATCAATAAACAATATCCTGCGGAAAAATATAACGAGTATGTAGCTTTTCATAAAAAGCTCTATCAGGCAGACAAACAAAAAAGTATCCTGGCTAAAATAGAATAG